The following are encoded together in the Xanthomonas vesicatoria ATCC 35937 genome:
- the ccmA gene encoding heme ABC exporter ATP-binding protein CcmA has translation MIEPLHTAPPLLAARALAFSRNEEPVFGPLDFHVDAGEALLVQGDNGAGKTTLLRVLAGLLHVERGEIQIDGKTARRGDRSRFMAYLGHLPGLKADLSTLENLHFLCGLHGRRAKQMPGSALAIVGLAGYEDALVRQLSAGQRKRLALARLWLSPAPLWLLDEPYANLDLDGITLVNRMISAHLRGGGAALVTTHGAYAAPPVRTRMLTLEAAA, from the coding sequence ATGATCGAACCGCTGCACACTGCGCCCCCGCTGCTGGCGGCGCGCGCGCTGGCCTTCAGCCGCAATGAAGAGCCGGTCTTCGGCCCGCTGGATTTCCATGTCGATGCCGGCGAGGCCCTGCTGGTGCAGGGGGACAACGGCGCCGGCAAGACCACCTTGCTGCGGGTGCTGGCCGGCCTGCTGCATGTGGAGCGCGGCGAGATCCAGATCGACGGCAAGACCGCCCGGCGCGGCGACCGCAGCCGCTTCATGGCCTACCTGGGCCACCTGCCCGGCCTGAAGGCCGACCTCAGTACGCTGGAGAACCTGCACTTTCTATGTGGCCTGCATGGCCGGCGTGCCAAGCAGATGCCGGGCAGCGCACTGGCCATCGTGGGCCTGGCCGGTTACGAGGATGCGCTGGTGCGGCAACTCTCTGCGGGCCAACGCAAGCGGCTGGCATTGGCGCGGTTGTGGTTGTCGCCTGCGCCGTTATGGCTGCTGGACGAGCCCTACGCCAACCTGGATCTGGACGGCATCACCCTGGTCAACCGGATGATTTCCGCACATCTGCGCGGCGGCGGCGCGGCACTGGTCACCACCCACGGCGCCTACGCGGCGCCGCCGGTGCGCACCCGCATGCTCACCCTGGAGGCCGCAGCATGA
- a CDS encoding pyridoxal phosphate-dependent aminotransferase, whose protein sequence is MPLTTKLPKVGTTIFTVMSQLAAEHGAVNLGQGFPDFSVPQRLVDELEAAMRAGHNQYPPMTGVAALRQAIAGKAQRCYAAQVDADTEITVTSGATEAIFNAIHAVVRAGEEVIVLDPAYDCYEPAIDLAGARAVHVALHPQTFAVDWQALRAAITPKTRLLMINSPHNPSGAMLSADDMQALTELLRGTDIFLLSDEVYEHIVFDGRRHESVLRWPELRARAFVISSFGKTYHCTGWKIGYAIAPPALTAEFRKVHQYNTFTSFGPAQHAFAAMIRDEPEHDEQLGAFYQAKRDRFREQLLTTRLKPLPVPGGYFQLVDYSAISDLPDTEFVKWLTIEKGVAAIPLSPFYEHAPSGQRLARLCFAKNDATLDAAITRLQQL, encoded by the coding sequence ATGCCCCTCACGACCAAGCTGCCCAAGGTGGGCACCACCATCTTCACCGTCATGTCGCAGCTGGCAGCCGAGCACGGCGCGGTCAACCTGGGCCAGGGCTTCCCCGATTTCTCTGTGCCGCAGCGCCTGGTCGATGAACTGGAGGCGGCCATGCGTGCCGGCCACAATCAGTACCCGCCGATGACCGGCGTGGCCGCGCTGCGTCAGGCCATCGCGGGCAAGGCGCAGCGTTGCTACGCCGCGCAGGTCGATGCCGACACCGAAATCACCGTCACCAGCGGCGCCACCGAGGCCATCTTCAACGCCATCCACGCGGTGGTGCGCGCGGGCGAAGAGGTGATCGTGCTGGACCCGGCTTACGACTGTTACGAGCCGGCGATCGATCTGGCCGGCGCGCGCGCGGTGCACGTGGCGCTGCATCCGCAGACCTTTGCGGTCGACTGGCAGGCCCTGCGCGCGGCGATCACGCCGAAGACGCGCCTGCTGATGATCAACTCGCCGCATAACCCGTCCGGCGCGATGCTCTCGGCCGATGACATGCAGGCGCTGACCGAGCTGTTGCGTGGCACCGACATCTTTTTGCTGTCCGACGAGGTCTACGAGCACATCGTGTTCGACGGCCGCCGCCACGAATCGGTGCTGCGCTGGCCGGAACTGCGCGCGCGCGCGTTTGTGATTTCGAGCTTTGGCAAGACCTACCACTGCACCGGCTGGAAGATCGGCTATGCCATCGCACCGCCGGCGCTCACCGCCGAATTCCGCAAGGTACACCAGTACAACACTTTCACCAGCTTCGGCCCGGCCCAGCACGCCTTCGCCGCGATGATTCGCGACGAGCCCGAACACGACGAGCAGCTTGGCGCGTTCTATCAAGCCAAGCGCGACCGCTTCCGCGAACAGCTGCTGACCACTCGCCTGAAGCCGCTACCGGTGCCGGGGGGCTATTTCCAGCTGGTGGATTACTCGGCGATCAGCGACCTGCCCGACACAGAATTCGTGAAGTGGCTGACGATCGAGAAGGGCGTGGCCGCGATCCCGCTATCGCCATTCTACGAACATGCGCCGTCTGGTCAGCGCCTGGCACGACTGTGCTTCGCCAAGAACGATGCAACGTTGGATGCGGCGATCACACGATTGCAACAGCTCTAG
- a CDS encoding glutaminyl-peptide cyclotransferase, with translation MSRIAHSLLFAALLLPSLAHCGEAIPTRGYTVVNSYPHDTAAFTEGLFYLDGYLYESTGQLGNSSVRKVELETGRVLQQADTPAPYYGEGIVAWGDRLIQLTWRNQQGFVYDLATLTPRSHFAYAGEGWALTSDARNLYMSDGTARVRRLDPQTLQQTGTIQVTARGKPLDNLNELEWVKGELWANVWLTTRIARIDPASGKVIGWIDLKALVPDADTLTDPTNDVLNGIAYDAKQDRIFVTGKRWPKIYEIKLDE, from the coding sequence ATGTCACGCATCGCCCACAGCCTGCTGTTCGCCGCCCTGTTGCTGCCGTCGCTCGCGCATTGCGGCGAGGCGATTCCGACCCGGGGCTATACCGTCGTCAACAGTTATCCGCACGACACCGCCGCCTTTACCGAGGGCCTGTTCTATCTCGACGGATACCTGTACGAAAGCACCGGCCAGCTGGGTAACTCCAGCGTGCGCAAGGTCGAGCTGGAAACCGGCCGCGTGCTGCAGCAGGCCGATACGCCTGCGCCCTACTATGGCGAAGGCATCGTGGCCTGGGGCGATCGGCTGATCCAGTTGACCTGGCGCAACCAGCAGGGCTTCGTCTACGACCTCGCTACGCTGACACCGCGTTCGCACTTCGCGTACGCCGGCGAAGGCTGGGCGTTGACCAGCGATGCGCGCAATCTGTACATGAGCGATGGCACCGCCCGCGTCCGCCGGCTGGACCCGCAAACGCTGCAGCAGACCGGCACCATCCAGGTCACCGCACGCGGCAAGCCGTTGGACAATCTCAACGAGCTGGAATGGGTCAAGGGCGAACTGTGGGCCAATGTCTGGCTCACCACCCGCATCGCGCGGATCGATCCGGCCAGCGGCAAGGTGATCGGCTGGATCGATTTGAAGGCGCTGGTTCCCGATGCCGACACGCTGACCGACCCCACCAACGATGTCCTCAACGGCATCGCCTACGATGCCAAACAGGACCGTATATTCGTCACCGGCAAGCGTTGGCCGAAGATCTATGAGATCAAGTTGGACGAGTAA
- a CDS encoding amidohydrolase has product MTHVTQDLRVSLIQGDTRWHDPAGNREYYGTLLERLAGQTDLVILPETFTSGFSNEAIDKTEGMDGPTVDWVCAQAARLGAAVTGSVQLRTEHGVFNRLLWATPDGALQYYDKRHLFRFGNEHLRYAAGRERLCVEWKGWRINPQVCYDLRFPVFCRNRFDVERPGQLDFDLQLFVANWPSARAYAWKTLLCARAIENLCFVAAVNRIGIDGNQLHYAGDSAVIDFLGQPQVEIREREQVVTTTISAAALAEHRARFPAMLDADVFEIRES; this is encoded by the coding sequence ATGACGCACGTAACGCAAGATTTGAGGGTTTCGCTGATCCAAGGCGACACCCGCTGGCATGATCCGGCCGGCAATCGCGAGTATTACGGTACGCTGCTGGAGCGGCTGGCCGGGCAGACCGATCTGGTGATCCTGCCGGAGACCTTCACCAGCGGGTTCTCCAACGAGGCCATCGACAAGACCGAAGGCATGGACGGGCCGACCGTGGACTGGGTGTGCGCGCAGGCCGCGCGGCTGGGGGCGGCGGTGACCGGTAGCGTGCAATTGCGCACCGAGCACGGCGTGTTCAATCGTCTGTTGTGGGCCACACCGGACGGGGCGTTGCAGTATTACGACAAGCGCCATCTGTTCCGCTTCGGCAACGAGCATCTGCGCTACGCCGCCGGTCGCGAACGCCTCTGCGTGGAATGGAAGGGCTGGCGGATCAATCCGCAGGTCTGCTACGACCTGAGGTTTCCGGTGTTCTGCCGCAACCGCTTCGATGTCGAGCGGCCGGGTCAGCTGGATTTCGATCTGCAGTTGTTCGTCGCCAACTGGCCGTCCGCACGTGCGTACGCATGGAAGACGCTTTTGTGTGCCCGCGCGATAGAAAACCTATGCTTCGTGGCCGCGGTCAACCGTATCGGCATCGACGGCAACCAACTGCACTACGCCGGAGACAGCGCGGTGATCGATTTTCTTGGCCAACCGCAAGTGGAAATCCGCGAACGCGAGCAGGTGGTCACGACCACCATCAGCGCCGCGGCATTGGCCGAGCACCGTGCCCGTTTCCCCGCAATGCTGGATGCCGATGTCTTTGAAATCAGGGAGTCGTGA
- a CDS encoding pseudouridine synthase yields MSDTPRKLSLNKLSLKRDSAPEAPKLEERLHKVLAQAGLGSRRALEQRIADGLIKVNGAVAQTGMSVRSGDKIELDGRSFVASALTEPSRVLIYNKPEGEVTTREDPEGRPTVFESLPALKGSRWIAIGRLDINTTGLLLLTTDGELANAMMHPSYEVEREYVVRVRAPEGEEKVSDAIIERLSRGVLLEDGGAKFDEIERIGGTDSHDWFRVVVKEGRNREVRRLWESQGCQVSRLKRSRYGKISLPRELLRGQSIEVAQDKVDALRAELKLEEGAPSALTLQPVIGQRRAAKSTVHVSRDGRSNAYVNGQTSGADEGRELRRFDNLREDRGRGGRGKPGGFKGGLTVSGEAAAKQSQQRPFKQRGPAKGDRSLPDGNPAAFRSWYVPDGVSTGPSGHRNAGPSGPGTGQARPYAKKGPGGARPGAGGPGNARPGAGGPGRGGAGGGQGQSQGQGQRKHPYGHPGNAPSFPSDHANPGFSPYGAARPTGRPTGARAGGPGGNRGPGGNRGPGGPGGAPRGAGGPGGRPPGGGNRRPPGGGNRGR; encoded by the coding sequence ATGAGTGACACTCCCCGCAAGCTGTCGTTGAACAAGCTTTCCCTCAAGCGCGACAGCGCGCCCGAAGCGCCCAAGCTGGAAGAGCGCCTGCACAAGGTGCTGGCCCAAGCCGGCCTGGGTTCGCGCCGCGCGCTCGAACAGCGTATTGCCGATGGCCTGATCAAGGTCAATGGCGCCGTCGCGCAGACCGGCATGTCGGTGCGTAGCGGCGACAAGATCGAGCTGGACGGCCGCAGCTTCGTGGCCAGCGCGCTGACCGAACCTTCGCGTGTGCTGATCTACAACAAGCCCGAAGGCGAAGTGACCACGCGCGAAGATCCCGAAGGCCGCCCGACCGTGTTCGAGTCGCTGCCGGCATTGAAGGGCTCGCGCTGGATCGCGATCGGCCGGCTGGACATCAACACCACCGGCCTGCTGCTGCTGACCACCGACGGTGAGCTGGCCAACGCGATGATGCACCCCTCCTATGAGGTCGAGCGCGAGTACGTGGTGCGCGTGCGCGCCCCGGAAGGCGAGGAAAAGGTCTCCGACGCGATCATCGAGCGGCTGTCGCGCGGCGTGCTGCTGGAAGACGGTGGCGCCAAGTTCGACGAGATCGAACGCATCGGCGGCACCGATTCGCACGACTGGTTCCGTGTGGTGGTCAAGGAAGGCCGCAACCGCGAAGTGCGCCGCTTGTGGGAATCGCAGGGCTGCCAGGTCAGTCGCCTCAAGCGCAGCCGCTACGGCAAGATCTCGCTGCCGCGCGAACTGCTGCGTGGGCAGTCGATCGAAGTGGCGCAGGACAAGGTCGACGCTCTGCGCGCCGAACTCAAGCTGGAAGAAGGCGCGCCGTCTGCATTGACCTTGCAGCCGGTGATCGGCCAGCGCCGCGCCGCCAAATCCACCGTGCACGTTTCGCGCGATGGCCGCAGCAATGCCTACGTCAACGGCCAGACCTCCGGCGCCGATGAAGGCCGCGAGCTGCGTCGCTTCGACAATCTGCGTGAAGATCGCGGCCGCGGCGGTCGCGGCAAGCCCGGCGGTTTCAAGGGTGGCCTGACGGTCAGCGGCGAAGCTGCTGCCAAGCAATCGCAGCAGCGCCCGTTCAAGCAGCGTGGCCCGGCCAAGGGCGATCGTTCGTTGCCGGACGGTAACCCGGCCGCGTTCCGTAGCTGGTATGTGCCCGATGGCGTGAGCACCGGCCCGAGCGGTCACCGCAACGCCGGCCCCAGCGGTCCCGGCACCGGCCAGGCGCGTCCTTACGCCAAGAAGGGTCCGGGTGGTGCACGCCCAGGCGCTGGCGGCCCAGGCAATGCACGTCCCGGTGCAGGTGGTCCAGGGCGTGGCGGTGCCGGTGGTGGACAGGGCCAGTCGCAGGGCCAGGGGCAGCGCAAGCACCCGTACGGGCATCCGGGCAATGCACCGAGCTTTCCATCCGATCACGCCAATCCGGGTTTCAGTCCGTATGGTGCAGCACGTCCGACAGGTCGCCCGACTGGCGCACGCGCAGGCGGCCCCGGCGGCAACCGTGGGCCGGGCGGCAATCGCGGTCCCGGTGGTCCGGGCGGTGCACCGCGTGGTGCCGGTGGCCCGGGTGGACGCCCACCGGGCGGCGGCAATCGTCGCCCGCCCGGCGGCGGTAATCGCGGTCGCTAA